The Moorella glycerini genomic interval TAATCCTTCTCTCGGGAGAGCTAGAAAAGCTGCAGGCAGGCTGCCTGGTAAGCTCAGTCGCTTCCATGTCGGGAATGGAAGTTAACGTTTTCGTGACCATGGAGGCATTAAAAGCTTTTCGTAAAGATGTAATCAATGCCAGGGAGTTTAAAACCGCCAGTGAGGTAGGCCGGGAAATGCTTAATAAAAACGTCGACCTGTTCTACCAGCTACTGGAAAACGCGAAAGACATGGGCAACCTGAAGCTATACGGTTGCGCCATGGCCATGGATTTGATGGAGTGGAAGAAGGAAGACCTCATAGATATTTTTGATGACGTAATCGGTGTTACGGCATTCCTGGGTAAAGCAGCCGGCAGCCAGGTCATTGTAATGTAAGTTAGATTCTTTGGAGGGATAACATGTCCGAAGTGAATATCACCAAAACTATTGATGCCCGGGGCTCTTATTGTCCCGGACCATTGATGGAACTGGTAAAAGCGATTAAGCGCGGTCAAGTAGGGGACGTCTATGAATTGTTGTCCAGCGATAACGGTTCGGCCAAAGATGTGCCGGAATGGGTCAACAAAATGGGGCACGAGCTTGTATACTGCCGGGAAGAAGGGGACTTCTGGCGCATTGCTGTCAAGAAAACAAAATAATTGCCGGCCAGTAAGTTATAACCGGAGGGGGCGCAGGTAAACTGCATTTTACCCCCTGCGCCCGCCCTGCCGGGTTTTTACTAAAGCTTACTGCATTTTTCAAGGGAGTGTCATACGGTGACCAGGCGTATTATCATTGTCGGCGGTGGCGTGGCCGGTACCATGGTGGCCAACCGGCTGGCAAAATCGCTGGAAAACGAAGTTTACAGCGGTGAGCTGGAAGTAGTATTGATCGGTAATACCGGCAAGCATATTTACCAGCCGGGCTTCCTGTTCATGGCCTTCAATGAAGGTTTCCTGGAGCAGTTTGCCAGGGAAGAGAAATACCTGCTGCATCCCAAAGTAAATTTCGTTATGGACGCAGCTCGCCATATTGACGTTGACAGGAAAAGGGTTATTACCGGCAAGCAGTCCTTTGACTACGACTTCCTGGTAATAGCCACGGGGTCATACCCCGATATGGAATCGGTTCCGGGCCTGGCGGCAGGCGGCCACACTTTCTATACACCGGAAGGCGCGGAGAGATTACGTCATGAAATACTGAACTTCCAGGGCGGCACCCTGCTGGTAACCATCGACGTGCCCCATAAGTGCCCGGTGGCCCCCCTGGAGTTCATTTTCATGGCTGACGATTACTACCGGGAAACCGGTATCCGCAACAAAGTAAAGCTAAAGTACACTTACCCCATCGGCCGCGTTCATTCTTTGGAACCAGTTGCTAAATGGGCCGTAAAGGAATTCGAAAAACGCGGTATTGAATATGAAGTCTTTTTCAACCTGGAGAAGGTTGATCCGGAAAAAAAGATTGCTTACAACATGGACGGTTCCGAGCACCCCTACGATTTGCTGATTGCTATCCCGGCCCACCGGGGAGCTAGAGTCATTCAAGATTCCGGGCTGGGCGATGAAGACGGCTTTATCCCCACCGACCGTTACAGTTTAAAGATGGAAGGTCAGGATTGTGTCTATGTGATCGGCGATGCCACCGACTTGCCTGTCAGCAAAGCGGGTTCAACCGCCCACTACGAAGCCGACGTGGTGGTAAAAAATTTAATCAGTGAATTAAAGGGGCTGCCGGCTACCCATCGTTATAACGGCAAGGCCTTTTGCTTCATAGAAACCGGGTTAAACGAGGCCACGTATATCACCTTTAACTACAAGCAACCGCCGCAGCCGGTACCGCCCTCAGAGATGTTGCACTGGTTCAAGCTCTCTTATAACGAAATGTACTGGTTATCTGCCCGGGGAATTTTATAAGGGGGGAGTGAGGAAGGATGGCCCAACCTGCCAGGAAAATCGTGGGAACTACCAGTACGGAGCCGGAACTACCCGGGCGCGCGCGGGAAATTTTGGACCTTGTCAGTGCCGGTATGGATTCCCTGGAGCCGCCCGTTATCCAGAATATGGTTGCCAATTTAGTCCGGCTCGGTGAAATGGCCGATGAATTTAACCGCCCGGAAATGCTGGAACTCTTCCGGGAAGTCGCCAGGGCCGGTAGCAACCTCCGCGGCTTAATCGCTGAAATTAGAGAGCTACAGGAGACGGGAACGATGACTACCTTGCTGGAGCTTGGGAGAATGGTCCAGGCTATGAAGGATTCGTTAACAGCCGGGGTAGTCACCGGGGTTCTACAACAGATAGTTGATGCCGTGGCCATGATGGACCAGATACAGATGCTCCAGGGAGACAGGCTCGTGATGGGTATGATCGTAGCTATGCAAGAGGCCGTTAAAGAAAATAAGGATAAATCCCCGCAAGGAGTATTGAGCTTGCTGCGGCAATTGAACGATCCGGAGGCCAGGAAAGGCCTGGGTATCTTTACTTCTTTCTTGCAAAAACTACCGGCGCAATTGGGTTTTACCAATTAGCATTAGCAACAGGCTGCCAGCCAGGCAGCTTTTTTATTTTGCCTGCCAAGGCTGCCCGGGTTAATAGCAATTTTTTGCTAGAAAAAGTAAATCAACAGCAGGAATTTTAGTGATGAGAGCGCATAGTTAAATATAGACTGACATTGGCTCCTTATTATGCTGATAACTACTTTATCACGTATCAACTGGTGCAAACTTTTTGCAAAAAAGTTTAGCTCAAGACAGCAATTTAAGTAAATTAGTCTAAGGAGTAAAGGGGATAAGTCTATGGAAATTCAAATGCCCTACGGACCCGGTTTTTTATCCATTGAAGTCCCAGCTCAAAATATCATTGGTTTCCTGGAACCGCCGCCATCATTGCCATCATTACCTGACGTTGACGTGGTAATCAAAAATGCTTTAGCCTGCCCCGTGGGTGCCAGGCCCCTCGGGCAACTGGTCCACCCGGGGATGAAAGTGAGTATTGCCATTTCCGACGCCTCCCGGCCCAATATCGAAAAATGGATTTTACCAGTAGTATTTGCAGAGTTGAGTAAAGCTGGCATTAAAGACGAGGATATTACGGTTATTGTCGGCACGGGTTCCCACCGCCCGGCCACTCCCGGAGAGATTGCCAGTATGGTAGGGAGTAAGGTTGACAGCATTAAGGTGATTAATCATTTTTCCGATACCAGTCCATTGGTCGACCTGGGCCGGACCCCGGGCGGTTACCCGGCCTTAGTAAATCGCTATTTTTATGAAGCTGATCTCAAGATCGCCCTGGGCACGATTTTACCCCATCCCATTGCCGGCTACAGCGGCGGCGGCAAGGCCATAGCCGTGGGGCTTTCCTCAAGTGAAACTATCAGCAGCATCCATACCCCGGCTACCCTGGACGACCCGCACACCGGCCTGGGCAAGGTAGAAGGTAACCCCTTTATCCAGTTCGGCTATGACGTCGCCCGGCTGGCGGGCCTGGACCTGTTAATCAACGCCGTAGTTAATGAAAAAGAAGAGATTATTGATGTTATCTGCGGCGAGGTGGAAGCGGCCCACCAGACCCTGATTGAGCGTACGGCGCGCAAGATTTATGAAGCCCGCTTTGCCACACCGGCAGACATCGTAATCGTTGCTGCCGGCCATCCCAAAGATAATAACCTGTACCATGTTGCCGCCGAGGCCCTGGGGGTAGTAGCCGGCAACGGGGTTCAGTACCCCTGCGTTAAAAAGGGCGGGACGATAATCGTCGTCTCTCCCATGGCCGAAGGGATTTATAATGAAACAATGTTTAAGTACTTGAGCAAGGCGGCACCGGCAGAGGTGGTGCGGGAACTAAAGACGGCGAAAATAGACCGCCCGGGAATGCACCGCGCCTACGCTACGGCCCAGATCCTCTGCGACCATGAAATTATCTTTGCTGAAACGCAGTTAGACCCGGAGATAACCCGCCAGGTCCACATCAAGCCCATGGCCACCGTGGCCGCGGCTCTGGAATATGCCCTGGCCAAACATGGAGCGGGGGCAAGCATCCTGGTAGTTAAAAATTCCCACCGGCTGGTTCCCATATTAGCAGCTTCAAGTTTAATTAAAATTTAAAGAGGGCTTAATACAATTATAACGCCGGGGTGCTATTATAAACTCGAGCAAAGCCCTCTGACCTCCTTTTAATATATACCCTATCACACCCGGATTGCACCGGGTTATTTTTTTGGCCCCAAAAAATTGGCATATTTTGCAGGAAAAAAGGCCCGAGTTCGACAGTTGCTAGGCAAAAATGACTGCTTTTCAGATGAAGAACCCTTATAAATCAACGTTTCCCGATCTTGGGAGAGCTCAAAAATCAAAAATCACATAGGCACACGATTTCGGGATTAAAACTTGATGGTAATGTAGTACATGCGCTATAATATAGACATGTACATAAGAACTATTTCCCGCAAAAACAAGGACGGCTCTGTTGTCCGTTATATCCAGCTTGCCCACAACGTCTGGGACCCCAAGGCCGGCTACCCGAAAGCCAAAGTACTCTTCAACTTCGGCCGCGAAGAGGATGTAGACCGGGAAGCCCTGGTCCGCCTGGTAAAGAGTATTACGCGTTTTTTGGGACCGGAAGAGGCTTTACGCACCCAGGCAGAGTTAAACGGCAGCGCTCCCCTAACTTTTGTCTCCAGCCGGCCTATAGGTGGCGCCTGGGTGTTAAACGAGCTCTGGAACCAGCTGGGTATCAACCGCGTTTTAGCCGGGCTGCTGGCCAAACGTAAGTTCCAGGCGCCGGTAGAACGAGCCATCTTCGCTATGGTAGCCAACCGGGCTTTGAACCCGGCCAGTAAACTTAAGACCGAGGATTGGGTCAGCCACGATGTTTTCATTCCCGGCCTCCCGGACGTGCCGGTGCAAAACCTTTACCGAGCCATGGACTTCTTACTGGAGGCTGCTGAAGAACTGCAAAAGGATATCTTCTTCTCCGTGGCCCACCTCTTCAACCTGGAAGTCGATCTCCTGTACTTCGATACCACCTCCACCTACTTTGAAGTGGAAGAGGAGGATAATCCGGAGGACCATAAGCAGCACCTTCGGCGTAAAGGCAACTCCAAGGACCACCGGCCGGATTTACCCCAGGTGGTAATCGGCCTGGCTGTCACCAGGGAGGGCCTGCCGGTACGCTGCTGGGTCTGGCCGGGTAACACCGCCGACATGGCGGTAATCGAGCAAGTCAAAAAGGACCTGGTGGGCTGGCAACTGGGCCGGGTCATTACTGTTGTCGACCGCGGTTTTGCTTCGGAAGACAACCTTCGTTACCTCCAGCGCGCCGGCGGCCACTACATTGCCGGCGAAAAGATGCGCAGCGGCAAGGATACGGTGGCAGAGGCCCTTGCCCGGCCGGGCCGTTACAAAACTGTCAAGGATAACCTTGAAGTTAAAGAAGTTATCGTCGGCGACGGCGAAAAAAGGGTACGATATATCCTGGTACGTAACCCTAAAGAAGCAGAAAAAGACAGACTGGAGCGGGAGAAAATCCTGGCCCGCCTCAAGGAAGAATTAGCGGCCATTGGGGACCTCAAAGGCGAACCCCATACTAAAGCCTGCTGCCAGCTCATTGCCCATCCCACTTATGGCCGCTATCTCAAGACCGACAAGAAGGGACAACCCTATATCGATGCGGCCAGGGTGAAAGCTGAAGAGAAGCTGGACGGCAAATACCTTTTAAGAACCTCGGACGATACCATAAGTGCTGAAGACGTGGCCCTCGGCTACAAGCAACTGCTTGAGGTAGAGGATGCCTTCCGCACCATGAAGCAGTCCTTAGAGCTGCGGCCGGTCTATCATCGCCTGAGCGACCGCATCCATGCTCACGTCCTCCTGTGCTGGCTGGGACTGCTCCTAATCCGGGTAGCTGAAACGAAAGTGCAGGATAGCTGGCGGAACATCCGCCAGACCCTGGAACGCATGCACCTGGGCGAATTTGTTGGTCCTGAGGGCAGGGTACTCCAAAGGACGGAAACAACCCCGCCACAGCAGCATATCTTCAAGACCCTTGGGATAAAGGAACCGCCGCAAATAATCGCGGTCGAAACAAAGGCCAGAAAGGGTCCCTAGTAACACGCGCCCAAAAAGCCGATCCCTGAAACCCTTGCGCAACAAGCTGTTGCGCTTATTATTCACCTAGCAACTGTCGAACTCGGGAAAGGCATAGATGTCGAATAGCGTAAAAGGTTACCGCTAAAGGCAAACCCCGCCGAAAGGGGGGGGCGCAAAGCCATGGGTCTAAGGCCTGAAGGCTAAGATCGCCAGGCTGCCGGTATTTTTTGCTGCCATATGTTCCAGCGTCAAGACGGGGGCGGCCTTTGGCGTGAAAGGCTGTCCTTTATTTTTTTGGGAGT includes:
- a CDS encoding IS1634 family transposase codes for the protein MYIRTISRKNKDGSVVRYIQLAHNVWDPKAGYPKAKVLFNFGREEDVDREALVRLVKSITRFLGPEEALRTQAELNGSAPLTFVSSRPIGGAWVLNELWNQLGINRVLAGLLAKRKFQAPVERAIFAMVANRALNPASKLKTEDWVSHDVFIPGLPDVPVQNLYRAMDFLLEAAEELQKDIFFSVAHLFNLEVDLLYFDTTSTYFEVEEEDNPEDHKQHLRRKGNSKDHRPDLPQVVIGLAVTREGLPVRCWVWPGNTADMAVIEQVKKDLVGWQLGRVITVVDRGFASEDNLRYLQRAGGHYIAGEKMRSGKDTVAEALARPGRYKTVKDNLEVKEVIVGDGEKRVRYILVRNPKEAEKDRLEREKILARLKEELAAIGDLKGEPHTKACCQLIAHPTYGRYLKTDKKGQPYIDAARVKAEEKLDGKYLLRTSDDTISAEDVALGYKQLLEVEDAFRTMKQSLELRPVYHRLSDRIHAHVLLCWLGLLLIRVAETKVQDSWRNIRQTLERMHLGEFVGPEGRVLQRTETTPPQQHIFKTLGIKEPPQIIAVETKARKGP
- a CDS encoding NAD(P)/FAD-dependent oxidoreductase, with protein sequence MTRRIIIVGGGVAGTMVANRLAKSLENEVYSGELEVVLIGNTGKHIYQPGFLFMAFNEGFLEQFAREEKYLLHPKVNFVMDAARHIDVDRKRVITGKQSFDYDFLVIATGSYPDMESVPGLAAGGHTFYTPEGAERLRHEILNFQGGTLLVTIDVPHKCPVAPLEFIFMADDYYRETGIRNKVKLKYTYPIGRVHSLEPVAKWAVKEFEKRGIEYEVFFNLEKVDPEKKIAYNMDGSEHPYDLLIAIPAHRGARVIQDSGLGDEDGFIPTDRYSLKMEGQDCVYVIGDATDLPVSKAGSTAHYEADVVVKNLISELKGLPATHRYNGKAFCFIETGLNEATYITFNYKQPPQPVPPSEMLHWFKLSYNEMYWLSARGIL
- a CDS encoding DsrE/DsrF/DrsH-like family protein; the protein is MEQPKLSVILLSGELEKLQAGCLVSSVASMSGMEVNVFVTMEALKAFRKDVINAREFKTASEVGREMLNKNVDLFYQLLENAKDMGNLKLYGCAMAMDLMEWKKEDLIDIFDDVIGVTAFLGKAAGSQVIVM
- a CDS encoding DUF1641 domain-containing protein, whose protein sequence is MAQPARKIVGTTSTEPELPGRAREILDLVSAGMDSLEPPVIQNMVANLVRLGEMADEFNRPEMLELFREVARAGSNLRGLIAEIRELQETGTMTTLLELGRMVQAMKDSLTAGVVTGVLQQIVDAVAMMDQIQMLQGDRLVMGMIVAMQEAVKENKDKSPQGVLSLLRQLNDPEARKGLGIFTSFLQKLPAQLGFTN
- the larA gene encoding nickel-dependent lactate racemase, with protein sequence MEIQMPYGPGFLSIEVPAQNIIGFLEPPPSLPSLPDVDVVIKNALACPVGARPLGQLVHPGMKVSIAISDASRPNIEKWILPVVFAELSKAGIKDEDITVIVGTGSHRPATPGEIASMVGSKVDSIKVINHFSDTSPLVDLGRTPGGYPALVNRYFYEADLKIALGTILPHPIAGYSGGGKAIAVGLSSSETISSIHTPATLDDPHTGLGKVEGNPFIQFGYDVARLAGLDLLINAVVNEKEEIIDVICGEVEAAHQTLIERTARKIYEARFATPADIVIVAAGHPKDNNLYHVAAEALGVVAGNGVQYPCVKKGGTIIVVSPMAEGIYNETMFKYLSKAAPAEVVRELKTAKIDRPGMHRAYATAQILCDHEIIFAETQLDPEITRQVHIKPMATVAAALEYALAKHGAGASILVVKNSHRLVPILAASSLIKI
- a CDS encoding sulfurtransferase TusA family protein, which translates into the protein MSEVNITKTIDARGSYCPGPLMELVKAIKRGQVGDVYELLSSDNGSAKDVPEWVNKMGHELVYCREEGDFWRIAVKKTK